From the genome of Mugil cephalus isolate CIBA_MC_2020 chromosome 2, CIBA_Mcephalus_1.1, whole genome shotgun sequence, one region includes:
- the grk4 gene encoding G protein-coupled receptor kinase 4 isoform X3 has protein sequence MNQLPLDRSRSQQGGGGKRNGRSKKWKEMLKLPHISQCEELRRTIERDYTSLCEKQPIGRLLFRQYCDTRPELKRCIEFMDAVAMYQLAPDEKRRDCGLNVLDTYFNNGSAAHLPDVPQDVVAGCREKLEQSPCKELFNDCTKIVRDYLSGAPFSSYQESMYFSRFLQWKWLERQPVTKNTFRHYRVLGKGGFGEVCACQVRATGKMYACKKLEKKRVKKRKGEAMALNEKRILEKVNSSFVVSLAYAYETKDALCLVLTIMNGGDLKFHIYNMGNSGFDEQRAIFYAAEICCGLEDLHRERIVYRDLKPENILLDDRGHIRISDLGLAVQIPEGETIRGRVGTVGYMAPEVIQNESYTFSPDWWGLGCLIFEMIQGQSPFRKRKERVKREEVDRRVREDQEEYSDKFSEEAKDICRQLLAKDPKERLGCQGRGAIEVKQNPIFRNINFKRLEANMLDPPFSPDPRAVYCKDVLDIEQFSTVKGVNLDPTDDDFYHKFVTGSVSIPWQNEMIEMECFKEINVYETDGTLCSDLDVNRPNPPPKRGFFYRLFRREVCFKSGYSDDDIEEPSRL, from the exons agAGGGACTACACCAGTCTATGTGAGAAGCAGCCCATTGGTCGGCTGTTATTCCGTCAGTACTGTGACACAAGGCCAGAGCTGAAGCGCTGCATCGAGTTTATGGATGCTGTG GCCATGTACCAGCTAGCTCCTGATGAGAAAAGGAGGGACTGTGGACTGAATGTTTTAGACACATACTTTAATAATGGG TCTGCAGCCCATCTGCCTGACGTGCCCCAGGATGTCGTCGCCGGGTGTCGGGAGAAGTTAGAACAGAGTCCGTGTAAGGAGCTCTTCAATGACTGCACCAA aaTAGTTCGTGATTATCTGAGTGGAGCTCCATTTTCCTCCTACCAGGAGTCCATGTACTTCTCTCGCTTCCTGCAGTGGAAATGGTTGGAGAG GCAACCAGTAACCAAAAATACCTTCAGACATTATAGAGTACTAGGAAAAGGTGGATTTGGCGAG GTTTGTGCCTGCCAAGTACGTGCCACCGGTAAGATGTACGCCTGTAAAAAGCTGGAAAAGAAACgagtgaagaaaagaaaaggtgaagcaATGGCACTAAACGAAAAACGCATTTTAGAAAAAGTTAACAGTAGTTTTGTA GTTAGTCTAGCATATGCCTATGAGACCAAGGATGCGCTGTGCCTGGTGCTGACCATAATGAATGGCGGTGACTTAAAGTTCCACATTTACAACATGGGCAACTCAGGCTTTGATGAGCAAAGGGCCATCTTTTACGCTGCTGAGATCTGCTGTGGCCTTGAGGACCTGCACCGTGAAAGAATAGTCTACAG GGATCTGAAACCAGAAAACATCCTCCTGGATGATCGTG gacacaTTCGAATTTCAGACCTGGGTCTCGCTGTTCAAATCCCTGAAGGGGAGACGATACGAGGGAGAGTGGGCACCGTTGGATACATGG CTCCCGAGGTGATCCAGAATGAGAGCTACACGTTCAGCCCGGACTGGTGGGGTCTCGGCTGCCTGATCTTCGAGATGATCCAGGGCCAGTCGCCGTTTCGCAAACGCAAGGAGCGCGTCAAGCGGGAGGAGGTGGACAGACGGGTGcgggaggaccaggaggagtaCTCCGACAAGTTCTCGGAGGAGGCAAAGGACATCTGCAGACAG CTCctggccaaggaccccaaagaGAGACTGGGCTGTCAGGGGCGCGGGGCCATCGAGGTCAAGCAGAACCCCATCTTCAGAAACATCAACTTCAAACGGCTGGAGGCCAACATGCTAGACCCTCCCTTCAGTCCAGAT CCGCGAGCCGTGTACTGTAAAGACGTCCTGGACATCGAGCAGTTCTCCACCGTCAAAGGCGTGAACCTTGACCCCACGGACGATGACTTCTATCACAAGTTTGTCACAGGCAGTGTCTCCATCCCGTGGCAGAATGAG ATGATCGAGATGGAGTGCTTCAAAGAAATCAACGTCTACGAGACGGACGGGACGCTGTGCTCAGACCTGGACGTGAACCGGCCCAACCCTCCACCAAAGAGAGGCTTCTTCTACCGCCTGTTCAGAAGAGAG gTGTGTTTCAAGAGCGGTTACAGCGACGACGACATCGAGGAGCCCTCACGACTTTAA
- the grk4 gene encoding G protein-coupled receptor kinase 4 isoform X2, with amino-acid sequence MEIENIVANTVLLKAREGGGGKRNGRSKKWKEMLKLPHISQCEELRRTIERDYTSLCEKQPIGRLLFRQYCDTRPELKRCIEFMDAVAMYQLAPDEKRRDCGLNVLDTYFNNGSAAHLPDVPQDVVAGCREKLEQSPCKELFNDCTKIVRDYLSGAPFSSYQESMYFSRFLQWKWLERQPVTKNTFRHYRVLGKGGFGEVCACQVRATGKMYACKKLEKKRVKKRKGEAMALNEKRILEKVNSSFVVSLAYAYETKDALCLVLTIMNGGDLKFHIYNMGNSGFDEQRAIFYAAEICCGLEDLHRERIVYRDLKPENILLDDRGHIRISDLGLAVQIPEGETIRGRVGTVGYMAPEVIQNESYTFSPDWWGLGCLIFEMIQGQSPFRKRKERVKREEVDRRVREDQEEYSDKFSEEAKDICRQLLAKDPKERLGCQGRGAIEVKQNPIFRNINFKRLEANMLDPPFSPDPRAVYCKDVLDIEQFSTVKGVNLDPTDDDFYHKFVTGSVSIPWQNEMIEMECFKEINVYETDGTLCSDLDVNRPNPPPKRGFFYRLFRREASASAPATVRGGGG; translated from the exons agAGGGACTACACCAGTCTATGTGAGAAGCAGCCCATTGGTCGGCTGTTATTCCGTCAGTACTGTGACACAAGGCCAGAGCTGAAGCGCTGCATCGAGTTTATGGATGCTGTG GCCATGTACCAGCTAGCTCCTGATGAGAAAAGGAGGGACTGTGGACTGAATGTTTTAGACACATACTTTAATAATGGG TCTGCAGCCCATCTGCCTGACGTGCCCCAGGATGTCGTCGCCGGGTGTCGGGAGAAGTTAGAACAGAGTCCGTGTAAGGAGCTCTTCAATGACTGCACCAA aaTAGTTCGTGATTATCTGAGTGGAGCTCCATTTTCCTCCTACCAGGAGTCCATGTACTTCTCTCGCTTCCTGCAGTGGAAATGGTTGGAGAG GCAACCAGTAACCAAAAATACCTTCAGACATTATAGAGTACTAGGAAAAGGTGGATTTGGCGAG GTTTGTGCCTGCCAAGTACGTGCCACCGGTAAGATGTACGCCTGTAAAAAGCTGGAAAAGAAACgagtgaagaaaagaaaaggtgaagcaATGGCACTAAACGAAAAACGCATTTTAGAAAAAGTTAACAGTAGTTTTGTA GTTAGTCTAGCATATGCCTATGAGACCAAGGATGCGCTGTGCCTGGTGCTGACCATAATGAATGGCGGTGACTTAAAGTTCCACATTTACAACATGGGCAACTCAGGCTTTGATGAGCAAAGGGCCATCTTTTACGCTGCTGAGATCTGCTGTGGCCTTGAGGACCTGCACCGTGAAAGAATAGTCTACAG GGATCTGAAACCAGAAAACATCCTCCTGGATGATCGTG gacacaTTCGAATTTCAGACCTGGGTCTCGCTGTTCAAATCCCTGAAGGGGAGACGATACGAGGGAGAGTGGGCACCGTTGGATACATGG CTCCCGAGGTGATCCAGAATGAGAGCTACACGTTCAGCCCGGACTGGTGGGGTCTCGGCTGCCTGATCTTCGAGATGATCCAGGGCCAGTCGCCGTTTCGCAAACGCAAGGAGCGCGTCAAGCGGGAGGAGGTGGACAGACGGGTGcgggaggaccaggaggagtaCTCCGACAAGTTCTCGGAGGAGGCAAAGGACATCTGCAGACAG CTCctggccaaggaccccaaagaGAGACTGGGCTGTCAGGGGCGCGGGGCCATCGAGGTCAAGCAGAACCCCATCTTCAGAAACATCAACTTCAAACGGCTGGAGGCCAACATGCTAGACCCTCCCTTCAGTCCAGAT CCGCGAGCCGTGTACTGTAAAGACGTCCTGGACATCGAGCAGTTCTCCACCGTCAAAGGCGTGAACCTTGACCCCACGGACGATGACTTCTATCACAAGTTTGTCACAGGCAGTGTCTCCATCCCGTGGCAGAATGAG ATGATCGAGATGGAGTGCTTCAAAGAAATCAACGTCTACGAGACGGACGGGACGCTGTGCTCAGACCTGGACGTGAACCGGCCCAACCCTCCACCAAAGAGAGGCTTCTTCTACCGCCTGTTCAGAAGAGAGGCAAGTGCTAGTGCTCCGGCAACTGTCCGAGGGGGTGGGGGCTAA
- the grk4 gene encoding G protein-coupled receptor kinase 4 isoform X1: MEIENIVANTVLLKAREGGGGKRNGRSKKWKEMLKLPHISQCEELRRTIERDYTSLCEKQPIGRLLFRQYCDTRPELKRCIEFMDAVAMYQLAPDEKRRDCGLNVLDTYFNNGSAAHLPDVPQDVVAGCREKLEQSPCKELFNDCTKIVRDYLSGAPFSSYQESMYFSRFLQWKWLERQPVTKNTFRHYRVLGKGGFGEVCACQVRATGKMYACKKLEKKRVKKRKGEAMALNEKRILEKVNSSFVVSLAYAYETKDALCLVLTIMNGGDLKFHIYNMGNSGFDEQRAIFYAAEICCGLEDLHRERIVYRDLKPENILLDDRGHIRISDLGLAVQIPEGETIRGRVGTVGYMAPEVIQNESYTFSPDWWGLGCLIFEMIQGQSPFRKRKERVKREEVDRRVREDQEEYSDKFSEEAKDICRQLLAKDPKERLGCQGRGAIEVKQNPIFRNINFKRLEANMLDPPFSPDPRAVYCKDVLDIEQFSTVKGVNLDPTDDDFYHKFVTGSVSIPWQNEMIEMECFKEINVYETDGTLCSDLDVNRPNPPPKRGFFYRLFRREVCFKSGYSDDDIEEPSRL, translated from the exons agAGGGACTACACCAGTCTATGTGAGAAGCAGCCCATTGGTCGGCTGTTATTCCGTCAGTACTGTGACACAAGGCCAGAGCTGAAGCGCTGCATCGAGTTTATGGATGCTGTG GCCATGTACCAGCTAGCTCCTGATGAGAAAAGGAGGGACTGTGGACTGAATGTTTTAGACACATACTTTAATAATGGG TCTGCAGCCCATCTGCCTGACGTGCCCCAGGATGTCGTCGCCGGGTGTCGGGAGAAGTTAGAACAGAGTCCGTGTAAGGAGCTCTTCAATGACTGCACCAA aaTAGTTCGTGATTATCTGAGTGGAGCTCCATTTTCCTCCTACCAGGAGTCCATGTACTTCTCTCGCTTCCTGCAGTGGAAATGGTTGGAGAG GCAACCAGTAACCAAAAATACCTTCAGACATTATAGAGTACTAGGAAAAGGTGGATTTGGCGAG GTTTGTGCCTGCCAAGTACGTGCCACCGGTAAGATGTACGCCTGTAAAAAGCTGGAAAAGAAACgagtgaagaaaagaaaaggtgaagcaATGGCACTAAACGAAAAACGCATTTTAGAAAAAGTTAACAGTAGTTTTGTA GTTAGTCTAGCATATGCCTATGAGACCAAGGATGCGCTGTGCCTGGTGCTGACCATAATGAATGGCGGTGACTTAAAGTTCCACATTTACAACATGGGCAACTCAGGCTTTGATGAGCAAAGGGCCATCTTTTACGCTGCTGAGATCTGCTGTGGCCTTGAGGACCTGCACCGTGAAAGAATAGTCTACAG GGATCTGAAACCAGAAAACATCCTCCTGGATGATCGTG gacacaTTCGAATTTCAGACCTGGGTCTCGCTGTTCAAATCCCTGAAGGGGAGACGATACGAGGGAGAGTGGGCACCGTTGGATACATGG CTCCCGAGGTGATCCAGAATGAGAGCTACACGTTCAGCCCGGACTGGTGGGGTCTCGGCTGCCTGATCTTCGAGATGATCCAGGGCCAGTCGCCGTTTCGCAAACGCAAGGAGCGCGTCAAGCGGGAGGAGGTGGACAGACGGGTGcgggaggaccaggaggagtaCTCCGACAAGTTCTCGGAGGAGGCAAAGGACATCTGCAGACAG CTCctggccaaggaccccaaagaGAGACTGGGCTGTCAGGGGCGCGGGGCCATCGAGGTCAAGCAGAACCCCATCTTCAGAAACATCAACTTCAAACGGCTGGAGGCCAACATGCTAGACCCTCCCTTCAGTCCAGAT CCGCGAGCCGTGTACTGTAAAGACGTCCTGGACATCGAGCAGTTCTCCACCGTCAAAGGCGTGAACCTTGACCCCACGGACGATGACTTCTATCACAAGTTTGTCACAGGCAGTGTCTCCATCCCGTGGCAGAATGAG ATGATCGAGATGGAGTGCTTCAAAGAAATCAACGTCTACGAGACGGACGGGACGCTGTGCTCAGACCTGGACGTGAACCGGCCCAACCCTCCACCAAAGAGAGGCTTCTTCTACCGCCTGTTCAGAAGAGAG gTGTGTTTCAAGAGCGGTTACAGCGACGACGACATCGAGGAGCCCTCACGACTTTAA
- the grk4 gene encoding G protein-coupled receptor kinase 4 isoform X4 — protein MYQLAPDEKRRDCGLNVLDTYFNNGSAAHLPDVPQDVVAGCREKLEQSPCKELFNDCTKIVRDYLSGAPFSSYQESMYFSRFLQWKWLERQPVTKNTFRHYRVLGKGGFGEVCACQVRATGKMYACKKLEKKRVKKRKGEAMALNEKRILEKVNSSFVVSLAYAYETKDALCLVLTIMNGGDLKFHIYNMGNSGFDEQRAIFYAAEICCGLEDLHRERIVYRDLKPENILLDDRGHIRISDLGLAVQIPEGETIRGRVGTVGYMAPEVIQNESYTFSPDWWGLGCLIFEMIQGQSPFRKRKERVKREEVDRRVREDQEEYSDKFSEEAKDICRQLLAKDPKERLGCQGRGAIEVKQNPIFRNINFKRLEANMLDPPFSPDPRAVYCKDVLDIEQFSTVKGVNLDPTDDDFYHKFVTGSVSIPWQNEMIEMECFKEINVYETDGTLCSDLDVNRPNPPPKRGFFYRLFRREVCFKSGYSDDDIEEPSRL, from the exons ATGTACCAGCTAGCTCCTGATGAGAAAAGGAGGGACTGTGGACTGAATGTTTTAGACACATACTTTAATAATGGG TCTGCAGCCCATCTGCCTGACGTGCCCCAGGATGTCGTCGCCGGGTGTCGGGAGAAGTTAGAACAGAGTCCGTGTAAGGAGCTCTTCAATGACTGCACCAA aaTAGTTCGTGATTATCTGAGTGGAGCTCCATTTTCCTCCTACCAGGAGTCCATGTACTTCTCTCGCTTCCTGCAGTGGAAATGGTTGGAGAG GCAACCAGTAACCAAAAATACCTTCAGACATTATAGAGTACTAGGAAAAGGTGGATTTGGCGAG GTTTGTGCCTGCCAAGTACGTGCCACCGGTAAGATGTACGCCTGTAAAAAGCTGGAAAAGAAACgagtgaagaaaagaaaaggtgaagcaATGGCACTAAACGAAAAACGCATTTTAGAAAAAGTTAACAGTAGTTTTGTA GTTAGTCTAGCATATGCCTATGAGACCAAGGATGCGCTGTGCCTGGTGCTGACCATAATGAATGGCGGTGACTTAAAGTTCCACATTTACAACATGGGCAACTCAGGCTTTGATGAGCAAAGGGCCATCTTTTACGCTGCTGAGATCTGCTGTGGCCTTGAGGACCTGCACCGTGAAAGAATAGTCTACAG GGATCTGAAACCAGAAAACATCCTCCTGGATGATCGTG gacacaTTCGAATTTCAGACCTGGGTCTCGCTGTTCAAATCCCTGAAGGGGAGACGATACGAGGGAGAGTGGGCACCGTTGGATACATGG CTCCCGAGGTGATCCAGAATGAGAGCTACACGTTCAGCCCGGACTGGTGGGGTCTCGGCTGCCTGATCTTCGAGATGATCCAGGGCCAGTCGCCGTTTCGCAAACGCAAGGAGCGCGTCAAGCGGGAGGAGGTGGACAGACGGGTGcgggaggaccaggaggagtaCTCCGACAAGTTCTCGGAGGAGGCAAAGGACATCTGCAGACAG CTCctggccaaggaccccaaagaGAGACTGGGCTGTCAGGGGCGCGGGGCCATCGAGGTCAAGCAGAACCCCATCTTCAGAAACATCAACTTCAAACGGCTGGAGGCCAACATGCTAGACCCTCCCTTCAGTCCAGAT CCGCGAGCCGTGTACTGTAAAGACGTCCTGGACATCGAGCAGTTCTCCACCGTCAAAGGCGTGAACCTTGACCCCACGGACGATGACTTCTATCACAAGTTTGTCACAGGCAGTGTCTCCATCCCGTGGCAGAATGAG ATGATCGAGATGGAGTGCTTCAAAGAAATCAACGTCTACGAGACGGACGGGACGCTGTGCTCAGACCTGGACGTGAACCGGCCCAACCCTCCACCAAAGAGAGGCTTCTTCTACCGCCTGTTCAGAAGAGAG gTGTGTTTCAAGAGCGGTTACAGCGACGACGACATCGAGGAGCCCTCACGACTTTAA